Proteins from a single region of Pseudomonas phenolilytica:
- a CDS encoding DUF1302 domain-containing protein, translated as MTKTTRQGIFQPTSLALAIALSTAAPAYAVNFNIGEIEGQFDSSMSIGASWSMADRDMDLVGAANGGTGFTQTGDDGRLNFKKGETFSKIFKGVHDLELRYRDSGAFVRGKYWYDFELKDESRLFKDISDSNRKEAAQSSGAEILDAFLYHNYYLGELPGTVRIGRQVVSWGESTFIGNSINSINPLDAAAFRRPGAEIKEGLIPVNMLYVSQSLTDRLSMEAFYQLEWDQTIVDNCGTFFSGADVAADGCDNNYNVGPAALASTLNGPLGGFATAAGVSYSDEGVMIPRGGDRDARDSGQYGLALRWLGDSTEYGAYFMNYHSRTPIVSTHTAGLGTFAAAQGAGAAAGQAVIESVVAQLVQAGIPLAQAIPMAQQMAGGLAAQAGTAIGGAVLLGNGQYYLEYPEDIQLYGLSFSTTLPTGTAWSGEMSYRPNAPIQINTTDVTLELTDPTRAGLDNRGYNRKEITQLQTTFTHFFDQVLGAERVTVVGEIGYAHVGGLESTSEVRYGRDANFGTPTDAAALAANGWHGFVTANSWGYRLRAIADYNNVFAGINLKPNLSFSHDVDGYGPNGLFNEDSKALSIGLDAEYQNTYTASLSYTDFFDGDYNMLVDRDFLAFSVGVNF; from the coding sequence ATGACAAAAACAACAAGGCAAGGAATCTTCCAGCCCACATCCCTCGCTCTGGCGATTGCCCTGAGCACCGCGGCACCGGCCTACGCGGTCAACTTCAACATTGGTGAGATCGAAGGCCAGTTCGACTCATCCATGTCGATCGGCGCCAGCTGGTCGATGGCGGATCGGGATATGGACCTGGTTGGCGCAGCCAATGGCGGCACTGGCTTCACTCAGACTGGTGACGACGGGCGACTGAACTTCAAGAAGGGCGAGACCTTCTCCAAGATCTTCAAGGGTGTGCATGACCTCGAGCTGCGCTATCGCGACAGCGGCGCGTTCGTGCGCGGCAAGTACTGGTACGACTTCGAGCTTAAGGACGAGAGCCGCCTGTTCAAGGACATCAGCGACAGCAACCGCAAGGAAGCCGCCCAGTCTTCCGGCGCCGAGATCCTCGATGCGTTCCTCTATCACAACTATTACCTGGGCGAGCTGCCGGGCACCGTGCGGATCGGTCGTCAGGTGGTGAGCTGGGGCGAGAGCACCTTCATCGGCAACTCCATCAACTCGATCAACCCGCTGGACGCCGCGGCGTTCCGTCGCCCGGGCGCGGAGATCAAGGAAGGCCTGATTCCGGTCAACATGCTCTACGTCTCGCAGAGCCTGACCGACCGCCTGAGCATGGAGGCGTTCTATCAGCTGGAATGGGATCAGACGATTGTCGATAACTGCGGAACGTTCTTCTCGGGAGCTGATGTCGCGGCGGATGGCTGTGACAATAATTACAACGTCGGGCCGGCTGCGCTTGCCTCGACATTGAACGGGCCACTGGGAGGCTTCGCCACGGCCGCCGGCGTTTCCTATTCCGACGAGGGCGTGATGATCCCGCGCGGTGGTGACCGTGATGCTCGTGACTCCGGTCAGTATGGCCTGGCATTGCGCTGGCTTGGCGACAGCACCGAGTACGGTGCCTATTTCATGAACTATCACAGTCGTACGCCGATCGTGAGCACCCATACTGCCGGCCTTGGGACCTTTGCTGCTGCCCAAGGGGCTGGAGCTGCAGCCGGCCAAGCGGTAATCGAGTCGGTTGTGGCGCAGCTCGTGCAGGCAGGGATTCCGTTGGCTCAAGCAATTCCGATGGCTCAGCAGATGGCGGGAGGACTCGCTGCTCAGGCCGGCACCGCGATCGGCGGCGCGGTGTTGCTCGGCAACGGTCAGTACTACTTGGAATATCCTGAAGACATCCAGCTTTACGGTTTGAGCTTCTCTACGACGTTGCCCACCGGCACAGCCTGGTCCGGTGAAATGAGTTACCGGCCTAACGCGCCTATCCAGATCAATACCACCGACGTCACGCTTGAGCTAACTGACCCCACTCGGGCAGGGCTAGATAATCGCGGCTATAACCGCAAGGAAATCACCCAACTGCAAACTACCTTCACCCATTTCTTCGACCAGGTGCTGGGGGCGGAGCGCGTGACTGTGGTGGGCGAGATTGGTTACGCGCATGTTGGCGGACTGGAGAGTACAAGCGAGGTTCGCTATGGCCGCGACGCCAACTTCGGTACGCCTACCGACGCTGCCGCGCTGGCTGCCAACGGCTGGCATGGTTTCGTCACCGCCAACTCCTGGGGCTATCGCCTGCGCGCCATCGCCGACTACAACAACGTCTTCGCCGGCATCAACCTGAAGCCGAACCTGTCTTTCTCCCACGACGTCGATGGTTATGGCCCGAACGGTCTGTTCAACGAGGATTCCAAGGCGCTCAGTATCGGTCTGGATGCCGAGTACCAAAACACCTACACCGCCAGCCTGTCCTACACCGATTTCTTCGATGGCGACTACAACATGCTGGTCGACCGCGACTTCCTCGCGTTCAGCGTGGGCGTGAACTTCTAA
- a CDS encoding YkgJ family cysteine cluster protein: MKRRTPGRNALDSCAAGEIPHRQLEDAPVSCSSCAACCCRLEVLLFGERDVPARFIDIDAWGAQVMRRLDDGWCAALDRDSMRCTIYAVRPLICREFELGSADCLEERQGSASAYR, encoded by the coding sequence TTGAAGCGGAGGACGCCAGGCCGCAACGCGCTCGACAGCTGCGCCGCCGGTGAAATTCCGCATCGGCAGCTGGAGGATGCGCCAGTGAGCTGCAGCAGCTGCGCGGCCTGCTGCTGCCGTCTGGAGGTGTTGCTGTTCGGCGAGCGCGACGTGCCAGCCCGCTTCATCGATATCGATGCCTGGGGCGCGCAGGTAATGCGCCGACTGGATGACGGCTGGTGCGCGGCGCTCGATCGCGACAGCATGCGCTGCACCATTTACGCGGTACGCCCGTTGATCTGTCGCGAATTCGAGCTGGGTTCGGCGGACTGCCTGGAAGAACGCCAAGGCAGTGCTTCGGCCTATCGCTGA
- a CDS encoding hypoxanthine-guanine phosphoribosyltransferase — MSVDLVHIRQIMAESDCLYTEAEVEAAIDAVAGKINAELAERNPVVFCVMNGGLIFAGKLMTKLNFPLELSYLHASRYRNETSGGELFWKAKPEISFIDRDVLIIDDILDEGHTLGAIIDFCRHAGAAAVHTAVLIDKDHQRKARPDLKANYVGLRCIDRFIFGYGMDYKGYWRNAPGIFAVKGL; from the coding sequence ATGTCCGTCGATCTCGTACACATCCGCCAGATCATGGCCGAAAGCGACTGCCTGTACACCGAAGCCGAAGTCGAAGCGGCCATCGACGCCGTCGCCGGGAAGATCAATGCCGAGCTGGCGGAGCGTAATCCGGTAGTGTTCTGCGTGATGAACGGCGGGCTGATCTTCGCTGGAAAGCTGATGACCAAGCTGAATTTCCCGCTGGAGCTGTCCTATCTGCACGCTTCGCGCTATCGCAACGAAACCAGCGGCGGCGAGCTGTTCTGGAAGGCCAAGCCGGAAATCTCCTTCATCGATCGCGATGTGCTAATCATCGATGACATCCTCGACGAAGGTCACACGCTGGGCGCGATCATCGATTTTTGCCGGCATGCCGGTGCCGCCGCGGTGCACACCGCAGTGCTGATCGACAAGGATCATCAGCGCAAGGCGCGCCCGGATCTCAAGGCCAACTATGTGGGCCTGCGCTGCATCGACCGGTTCATCTTCGGTTACGGCATGGATTACAAGGGCTATTGGCGCAACGCGCCGGGTATCTTCGCCGTCAAAGGGCTGTGA
- a CDS encoding uracil-xanthine permease family protein, giving the protein MTNPQEPVARQVLAGAQMLFVAFGALVLMPLITGMDPNVALFTAGLGTLLFQLVTRRQVPVFLASSFAFIAPIIAAKGEFGLPAVLGGVVAAGLVYVLLGFAVRLRGPAFIDRLLPPVVIAPVIISIGLALSPVAANMAMGKAGDGSAQLVPYATAMMISMPALVTTLLVAVLGKGLFRLVPILAGVSVGYGLSLAFGVVDTDAIAAAPWLAMPNFVAPEFHLGAILFMVPVALAPAIEHIGGVVAIGSVTGNNYIKQPGLHRTLLGDGLATSAAGLFGGPPNTTYAEVTGAVMLTKNYNPKIMTWAAIFAIVLAFIGKFGAGLLSIPVPVMGGILCLLFGSIAVVGLSTLIRHQVDLSEARNLIIVSVTLVFGIGGMAFGQGEFSLSGISLCALVALLLNVLLPGGEGWRNKQLNDSV; this is encoded by the coding sequence ATGACGAACCCGCAAGAACCTGTCGCCCGCCAGGTGCTGGCCGGTGCGCAGATGCTGTTCGTCGCGTTCGGCGCGCTGGTGCTGATGCCGCTGATCACCGGCATGGACCCCAACGTCGCACTGTTCACCGCGGGTCTCGGCACACTGCTGTTCCAGCTGGTGACGCGCCGCCAGGTGCCGGTATTCCTGGCTTCCAGTTTCGCCTTCATCGCCCCGATCATCGCTGCCAAGGGCGAGTTCGGCCTGCCGGCTGTACTCGGTGGCGTGGTCGCGGCGGGCCTGGTGTATGTGCTGCTCGGCTTCGCCGTGCGCCTGAGAGGACCGGCCTTCATCGACCGCCTGCTGCCACCAGTGGTGATCGCACCGGTGATCATCTCCATAGGTCTGGCGCTGTCGCCGGTCGCGGCCAACATGGCGATGGGCAAGGCCGGCGACGGCAGCGCCCAGTTGGTGCCCTATGCCACCGCGATGATGATCTCGATGCCGGCGCTGGTCACCACGCTGCTGGTCGCCGTGCTCGGCAAGGGCCTGTTCCGCCTGGTGCCGATCCTCGCCGGCGTCAGCGTCGGCTACGGACTGTCGCTGGCCTTCGGCGTGGTCGATACCGATGCCATCGCCGCCGCGCCCTGGCTGGCGATGCCCAACTTCGTCGCACCGGAGTTCCATCTGGGCGCAATCCTGTTCATGGTGCCGGTCGCGCTGGCTCCGGCCATCGAGCACATCGGCGGTGTGGTCGCAATCGGCAGCGTCACCGGTAACAACTACATCAAGCAGCCCGGCCTGCATCGCACCCTGCTGGGCGATGGCCTGGCCACCTCGGCCGCCGGTCTGTTCGGCGGCCCGCCCAACACCACGTATGCCGAGGTAACGGGCGCGGTGATGCTGACCAAGAACTACAACCCGAAGATCATGACCTGGGCGGCCATCTTCGCCATCGTGCTGGCGTTCATCGGCAAGTTCGGCGCGGGCCTGCTGAGCATTCCGGTGCCGGTGATGGGCGGCATTCTCTGCCTGCTGTTCGGTTCGATTGCAGTGGTCGGCTTGAGCACCCTGATCCGCCATCAGGTGGACCTCTCCGAGGCACGTAACCTGATCATCGTCTCGGTCACGCTGGTATTCGGCATCGGCGGCATGGCGTTCGGCCAGGGCGAATTCAGCCTGTCCGGCATCTCGCTGTGCGCCCTCGTCGCACTGCTGCTCAACGTGCTGTTGCCGGGCGGCGAAGGCTGGCGCAACAAGCAGCTGAACGACAGCGTTTGA
- a CDS encoding acyloxyacyl hydrolase, which produces MKKLIPFTVAAALCAGQVTAAQAMGVTAAVGQTGESTMTYRLGVQFDFNRSWLQSDVGRLTGYWDAGYTYWEGDETSANHSLSLAPVFVYEFAGESVRPYIEAGIGIAAFESTEVEDRELGSSFQFEDRIGVGLRLAGGHEIGIRALHYSNAGLKNPNDGVESYALHYRMDF; this is translated from the coding sequence ATGAAAAAACTGATCCCTTTTACCGTCGCTGCGGCTCTTTGCGCAGGTCAGGTGACGGCTGCGCAGGCAATGGGCGTGACGGCGGCCGTCGGCCAGACCGGCGAGTCGACCATGACCTATCGGCTTGGTGTGCAGTTCGATTTCAACCGTAGCTGGCTGCAGAGCGATGTCGGCCGGCTGACCGGCTATTGGGATGCCGGCTACACCTATTGGGAGGGCGACGAGACCTCTGCCAACCACAGCCTGTCGCTCGCGCCGGTATTCGTCTACGAGTTCGCCGGCGAGTCGGTCAGGCCCTACATCGAGGCAGGCATCGGCATCGCCGCGTTCGAGAGCACCGAGGTCGAGGATCGCGAGCTGGGTTCCTCGTTCCAGTTCGAGGATCGTATCGGCGTCGGCCTGCGTCTGGCCGGCGGGCACGAGATTGGCATCCGCGCACTGCACTACTCCAACGCCGGGCTGAAAAATCCCAACGATGGCGTGGAAAGCTACGCGCTGCACTACCGGATGGACTTCTAG
- the upp gene encoding uracil phosphoribosyltransferase has protein sequence MSIREIRHPLIRHKLGLMRRADISTKNFRELAQEVGSILTYEATSDLPLEHCSIDGWCGPVQVEKISGKKITVVPILRAGIGMLDGVLSLIPGAKVSAVGIARNEQTLQAQTYLEKLVPEINQRLAIIIDPMLATGGSMVATIDMLKKAGCKEIRALVLVAAPEGIAAVERAHPDVMIFTASIDERLDENGYIVPGLGDAGDKIFGTKQKDV, from the coding sequence ATGTCTATTCGAGAGATCCGCCATCCGCTGATCCGCCACAAGCTCGGCCTGATGCGCCGTGCCGACATCAGCACCAAGAACTTCCGGGAACTGGCCCAGGAAGTCGGTTCGATCCTCACCTACGAGGCGACCAGCGACCTGCCGCTGGAGCACTGCAGCATCGACGGCTGGTGCGGCCCGGTGCAGGTCGAGAAGATTTCTGGCAAGAAGATCACGGTGGTGCCCATCCTGCGCGCCGGCATCGGCATGCTTGACGGCGTGCTCAGTCTGATTCCCGGAGCGAAGGTGAGCGCGGTCGGCATCGCGCGCAACGAGCAGACCCTGCAGGCGCAGACCTACTTGGAAAAACTGGTGCCGGAAATCAACCAGCGCCTGGCCATCATCATCGATCCGATGCTGGCGACGGGCGGCTCGATGGTGGCCACCATCGACATGCTGAAGAAGGCCGGCTGCAAGGAAATTCGCGCACTGGTGCTGGTGGCCGCACCGGAAGGCATCGCCGCGGTCGAGCGCGCACATCCCGACGTGATGATTTTCACCGCCTCCATCGACGAGCGTCTGGACGAGAACGGCTACATCGTTCCCGGCCTGGGTGACGCCGGCGACAAGATCTTCGGCACCAAGCAGAAGGACGTCTGA
- a CDS encoding DUF1329 domain-containing protein, producing MKTTRKLFSVLALSLLANSVMAAVSPEEAAKLGTTLTPLGAEKAGNADGSIPEWTGGLTTDAAPLKSGHLTDPFKGEQPKLVITAQNAEQHKSKLTAGQLAMFKRYPETYKIRVFPTHRSAAVPDKIYEAAKKSALNVSLVEGGNGVSGFTESRYYAFPIPQNGLEVIWNHITRYRGGNVRRNIVQATPQTNGSYTLVHFEDEVAFPSDMSDLDAERAKNALLFFKQRVTAPSRLAGNVLLVHDSLDQVKDPRQAWIYNAGQRRVRRAPQVAYDGPGTASDGMRTTDNFDMFSGAPDRYDWKLIGKKELYIPYNSFEIASSDLKYADIIKAGHVNQDLARYELHRVWEIEANLKSGERNIYAKRRFFVDEDTWTIVQSELYDGRGQLWRVGEGHMLQYYQHKVPAYAFESLYDIISGRYIAIGMSNEEKPFDWGYKASARDFTPAALRNAGVR from the coding sequence ATGAAAACAACAAGAAAACTGTTCAGTGTCTTGGCTCTTTCCCTGCTCGCCAACAGCGTCATGGCGGCGGTGTCTCCTGAGGAGGCCGCCAAGCTTGGTACGACGCTGACGCCGCTGGGCGCGGAAAAAGCCGGTAACGCCGACGGCAGCATTCCCGAGTGGACCGGTGGTCTGACGACCGATGCCGCACCGCTGAAAAGCGGCCACCTCACCGATCCATTCAAGGGCGAGCAGCCGAAGCTCGTCATCACCGCGCAGAATGCCGAACAGCACAAGAGCAAGCTGACTGCGGGCCAGCTGGCGATGTTCAAGCGCTATCCGGAAACCTACAAGATTCGCGTATTCCCGACGCACCGTAGCGCCGCTGTGCCGGACAAAATCTATGAAGCGGCGAAGAAAAGTGCGCTGAACGTCTCGCTGGTCGAAGGCGGAAACGGTGTCAGTGGCTTCACCGAGAGCCGCTACTACGCCTTCCCGATTCCGCAGAATGGCCTCGAGGTGATTTGGAACCACATCACCCGTTATCGCGGTGGCAACGTGCGCCGCAACATCGTTCAGGCGACCCCGCAAACCAACGGCAGCTATACGCTGGTTCATTTCGAGGATGAGGTTGCCTTCCCGAGCGACATGAGCGATCTGGATGCCGAGCGCGCCAAGAACGCGCTGCTGTTTTTCAAGCAGCGTGTGACGGCTCCGTCGCGCCTGGCGGGCAACGTGCTGCTGGTGCACGACTCGCTCGATCAGGTGAAAGATCCGCGTCAGGCCTGGATCTATAACGCCGGCCAGCGCCGTGTGCGGCGTGCGCCGCAGGTCGCCTACGACGGTCCGGGTACTGCGTCGGACGGCATGCGTACCACCGACAACTTCGACATGTTCAGCGGCGCGCCAGATCGCTACGACTGGAAACTGATCGGCAAGAAGGAGCTGTACATTCCCTACAACAGTTTTGAAATTGCCTCCAGCGACCTGAAGTACGCCGACATCATCAAGGCCGGGCACGTCAATCAGGATCTCGCTCGCTATGAGCTGCACCGCGTGTGGGAAATCGAGGCGAACCTGAAGAGCGGCGAGCGCAACATCTACGCCAAGCGTCGTTTCTTCGTCGACGAGGACACCTGGACCATCGTCCAGTCGGAGCTGTACGACGGGCGTGGCCAGCTGTGGCGCGTGGGTGAGGGGCATATGCTGCAGTACTACCAGCACAAGGTGCCGGCCTATGCGTTCGAGTCGCTCTACGACATCATTTCCGGCCGCTACATCGCAATCGGCATGAGCAACGAGGAGAAGCCGTTCGACTGGGGTTACAAGGCATCCGCCCGCGACTTCACGCCAGCGGCCTTGCGTAACGCTGGGGTGCGCTGA